The region TGAAGCAATCTCGAAGGGACGGCCCGCCCGGCCGGAGCGATTTTCTTATCGGTCATGTCAATGGGACTCCGGGCGCCGCAACACGGTCGTTGCAGAAACCACAACAAGGATCAGCAGCCCCTGCACGCCGCTGACCAGCGTGCTGGAAATGTTGAGAAGCTGGAAGCCGTTCACGAGGAAGCCGACGAAGAGCGCCGACAGCAGAGTGCCGGTGACGGTCGGAACGAGCCGGCGCGAAAACACGGTGCCGAGGAGCGCAGTGACTACGACCGGAAGCAGCATTTCCCCGGCGCCTGTCGTGCTCCCGCTGAGGTAGGATGCCGAGAGTATGCCCGCTACCCCCCCGCAAAGACCGCTCACGACGAAGGACGCGGCAAGATAGCGCCGAACCGGCAGACCGGCGGCGCGCGCCGCCTCCGGAAACTCGCCGACCGCATAAAGCCGAAGCCCCCAGGGCGTGTATTGGACCACCGCAGCAACCAGTGCAGCAAAGACAAGCAGAACATAGGCAAGCACGGGAATCCCATACGGCCCTATCGCCGAAAGCGCCGCAAGAAGATCTGTCGATGCGGGGATCACGGTGTTCTGAGTGAGCACGAGTTCCACGCCGGCAACGACATTCATCACGGCAAGCGTGGCAAGCAACGGCACGATGCCTGCAAGAGTGACCGCTGCGGCGTTGACGATGCCGATCGCAATGCCCGTGGCGAGCGCCGCAAGGACAGCGACCGGATCGCCGTATCCGGCCTGCGCCAATGTCGCGTAGACGGCGGCGCTCAGGCCCATGTTCGCAGCGAGCGA is a window of Sinorhizobium sp. BG8 DNA encoding:
- a CDS encoding ABC transporter permease encodes the protein MSAEIPFAEPLAAHLPQAPRAALGRRLATLVLRGGSLAVFVAVLVFFSLAAPFFLTIGNIGNVLAQSAIAGVLAIGLTIVVIAGGSNVVTGGIDLSLAANMGLSAAVYATLAQAGYGDPVAVLAALATGIAIGIVNAAAVTLAGIVPLLATLAVMNVVAGVELVLTQNTVIPASTDLLAALSAIGPYGIPVLAYVLLVFAALVAAVVQYTPWGLRLYAVGEFPEAARAAGLPVRRYLAASFVVSGLCGGVAGILSASYLSGSTTGAGEMLLPVVVTALLGTVFSRRLVPTVTGTLLSALFVGFLVNGFQLLNISSTLVSGVQGLLILVVVSATTVLRRPESH